The Streptomyces vinaceus genome contains the following window.
GCGCTTCGCCGAGGCGCCGGCGTCGAACACCCAGAACCGCACCTTCACGCCGGGCTCGCTGGTCCGCTCCACCCCCACGGTCAGTTCCAGCTCCACCCGCTCCGCCTTGAACTTCAGGTCGGAGTCCTCGCCGGCGGACATCGCCCGGCTCAACTCCCGGCGCAGCTGCGCAATCATGTCCGCCAACTCGACCGCATCATTCACAGGAGGCCCCCCGGCCATATCCGCACGTCAACTACCCAAGATGGTAGGCAACATCATCCCGCATCAGCGGCCCGTCGGCGTCCATCGGAAGCTGCGGCGTGCGGAGTTCGCGCATGGGTGGCGCAGACGAGGGCATCCGGCACGCAGGAACGGTCCGTGGTTCAGGAGGTGGAAGCGGTGCACCGTACGAAGGTGTTGAACTCCTTTCCCGCCGGTGACCCCTACGGCAGCTGGCCCGCCGAGGAGTACGCGGCCAGGTGCCGGGAGCGGGGCCAGCGGGCGACCGTCGTCATGGACCTCGACAGGGACTCCTTCCTCGTCGTGGCCCTCGACGCCGACGGGTCGCACAGCACGGCCTGAAACCCGCCCACCGCCGCTCAGCCGGGTCAGTTGCCGCGGTGCGGTCCGAGGTCCCGGAGGACGGCCGCCAGCTCCTGCGCGGTCGGGGCCGGGGCGGGCAGCGGGGTTGCGGGGCGGGTTCCGGCCCGCAGGCCGTCGAGGAACAGGGACAGCTGCCGCCGCCAGGCGTTCGGGGGCCCGGCGGCCGCGAGGGAGGGTACGGCGCGGCCGAGCGTGGCCAGGCTCAGGAGCAGGTCCTCGACGGTGACGTCGGGGCGCATCACGCCGTCCCGCTGGGCGCGGCCCATCAGCAGGGCGATCGTCTCGTGGTTGTGGGCGTGGACGGCGTCGAGCGAGGTCACGCCCTCGATGGCGGTGGTCATCAGGTCGTTGGCGCCCCGGTCATCGGCCAGCACGGTGAAGACCGCCTCCAGGTAGTGGCCCAGTGCCGTCCAGGCGTCCGCCGCGCCGCGGGCCTCCTCTCCGGCGTCGACGGTCCCCTGGAGGGAGTCCCGGAAGACGGCGTCGATCAGCGCCGCCCGGGTGGGGAAGTGCCGGTAGAGCGTGGCGTTCCCTACCCCGGCCCGGCGGGCGATCTCGTCCAGCGGGGCTTCCAGCCCCTGGGCGGCGAAGGCGTCGCGCGCGGCGGCCAGGAGCAGCTCGCGGTTGCGCAGCGCGTCGCGCCGTACAGGCGCGGGCCGTTCCGTGGCCGGGGTCAATGTCCGCTCCTCGCGCCTCGCCTCGATGCCCCTGGGCGTATCCGTACCGGGGATCCTTGTCCGGTACGGATGCTAGCGCCACCGGGGGCGGTGTCACGCGGGCAGCCGCCGCGACCACCGTACGGGCAGGGCGGCCACGCCCCTGAGCATCGCGCCCGGGCGGCGTACGAGGGATTCGGGCGCGGTGTCCAGGGCGAGGTCCGGCAGCCGTCGCAGGAGCGTCCGCAGGGCGGTCCGGGCTTCGATGCGGGCGAGCGGGGCGCCCAGGCAGTGGTGGATGCCGTGGCCGAACGCGAGGTGTCCCCGGGCGGGGCGGCGGACGTCGAAGCGGTCGGGGTCGGGGAAGTGCGCGGGGTCGCGGGAGGCGGCGGCGAGGGAGAGCATGACGCTGTCGCCGGCGGGGATGCGGACCCCGGCGATCTCCACGGGTTCGGCGGCGTGCCGGAAGGCGGCCGCGGTGACGGGGCCGTCGTGGCGCAGCGCCTCCTCGACGGCGCCGTCGGTCAGGCGGGGGTCGGCGCGCAGCGCGGCGAGCTGGTCGGGGTGGCGCAGCAGGGCCAGGACCGCGCTGGAGATGAGGTTGACCGTGGTCTCGTGTCCCGCGACGAGCAGGAGGAAGGCCATCCCGAGCAGTTCCTCGGGGGAGAGTCCGCCCTGCCCGGCGGAGTCCAGGACCAGGGCGCTCATGAGGTCCGTGCCGGGGTCACCGGCCTTGGCGGCGATGAGGGCGGCGAAGTACGCGCTCATCTCGCCGGCGGCGGCGCCGGCCGCGGCGGGTGAGGAAGGCGCCACGAGCTCGGTCGACCAGGCGTGGAAGTGGTGCTGGTCGGCCAGGGGGACGCCGAGCAGTTCGCAGATGACGGTGAGGGGCAGGGGGAGGGCGTAGCCCGCGACCAGATCGGCGGAGCCCGCCGCCGGGAGGGCGTCGAGGAGCCCGTCGGCGATCTGCCGGACGCGGGGCCGCATCGCCTCGACGCGTCCGGCGGTGAACTCGCGTGAGACCAGGGCGCGCAGGCGGGTGTGGTGCGGGGCGTCGGTCTGCAACATGTTCAGCCCGATGGCGTTGCCGCCGTCGCTGCGCCACGTCGAGGAGTGCCGTATGTCGTTGCGCAGCCGGGGGTCGGTCAGGGCGGCGCGCACCTCGTCGCGGCCGAGCACGAGCCAGACGTCGCCGCTCCCGGGCACGTGGACGCGGTGGACGAGCCCCTTCTCGCGCAGGGCGGCGTAGACGGGGTACGGGTCGGCGGCGAAGTCGGTTCCCTCGGGGGCGAGTTCTTCGAGCGTGGGCGCGGGCATGGCGGTTCCCTTCCTCCTCGCATCAAACGGGGACTTGTCCCCGTTTCGTCGATCGGGAACGCTACCCCACGAAACGGGGGTTCCGACGGCCGGGTCGGTGGAGACCGCCCGTCCGGACGCCGTGCCCGGCCCCCGCACCCGACCCCGCGCCCGGTCGCCCGATCGGAAAAACGGTTGGCGGTCCGCGGCGGCCGTTGTTAATCTCCCCGCAGGCCGTGTGGGAGAACGAGGAGGTGGTACCCGTGAACGCTGTATCGACATGGGTGCTCCCCTTCGGGGTCACGGCCGGGCGATAGGTCGTCCGGGAGCGCCGTTCAAGAGCCCTCCCGAAAGGCACGACCATGCATTTCACTTCCGAACAGCGCCTCGACGACGGCGTCGTCGAGCGCGAATTCACCCTGGGCGAGATCCCCGGCACCCTGTGGACGCCCGAGTCCGCCGCGTCGGCCCCGCTGGTGCTGATGGCCCACAACAACGGTCTGCCCAAGGCGGACCCCCGGCTGGTGGCCCGGGCCCGGTACACCGCGGCGCGCGGCTACGCGGTGGCCACCATCGACGCCGCGGGGTGCGGTGACCGGCCCCGCTCCGCAGCCGACGAGCAGGCCCGCGCCGACCTCCGGCGGGCGATGCAGGCCGGCGAGCCGGTCGACGAGATCTTCGAGTCCTTCATCGGGCCGATGGTCGAGAAGGCGGTCCCGGACTGGCGGACCACCCTGGACGCCCTCCTCGCGCTGCCCGGGATCGACGGCCCGGTCGGGTACTCCGGCGGGTGGACCGCCCTCGGCATCCGGCTGGCGGTGGTCGAGCCGCGCATCGCGGCCGCGGGCTTCTTCGCCGGGGGGTACGTGCCCCGCGCCCAGCGCGAGGAGGCCCGGCAGGTCACCGTACCGCTGCTGTTCCTGCTGCAGTGGGACGACGAGGGCAACCCCCGCCAACGCGCCCTGGACCTGTTCGACGCCTTCGGCAGCGAGGAGAAGACGCTGCACGCCAACCTGGGCGGGCACACCGGCACCCCGTGGTTCGAGCTGGAGGACGGGTGCCGGTTCCTGGACCGGCACCTGAAGTGACGCCGGGCCGCCCGCCGGGCAGCGGACGGTAGGCGGCCCCGGCCGGGAAGCCGTCATCGAGGAGAGGCCGCGGCCCTCCTCGATGACGGCACCCGACCACCGAGGAACCGGCGCGCGGACACGGCCTAGCGGCCGCGTCCCCGCTGGATCTCGAAGTGGTCGATCCGCTGGCCCGTCTCGGCGAGGGCGCTGACCTTCAGCTTCGGGGAGCGGCCCGTCTCGACCTCGACCGCGAGGAAGGAGTAGTTGGTGTACCGCACCCGCGACCACTCCACCGTCTCGGTCGCCTTGGTCCCGCCCTTGACCCACCGGTAGGACTCGACGCTGTCGCGGTCCGCGACGTGGCCCTCGTACGAGTCCGGCACCGGGAAGCTGTACAGCGAACGCCCCGCCGCGCCGGCCGTGACGTACACGATGCCGTCCTGCGTGGGGTCGGTGCGCTCGCCGATGGGGACCTTCCGGCCGACCTTGTTGCCCTTGATCGCGTCGGTCCGCTCGTACACGTGGTTGTGCCCGTTGATGACCAGGTCCACCTGGTGCTTCTCGAACAGCGGCACCCACACGTCCCGCACCCCGCCCTCCGAGGCGTGCGCGCTGGTGGTCGAGAACGCGCAGTGGTGGAAGAACACCACGATGAAGTCCACGTCGCGGTGGTGGCGCAGTTCGCCCAGCCGCCGGTCCAGCCACGCGGTCTGCTTTCCGCCGCTGATACCGAAGTTGGCGGGGATCTCGTACGAGACGTCGTTCGCGTCGAGCGCCACCACCCCGACGTTGCCGTGCACGAACGAGTACACGCCGGGCTGGTTGACCGGGTCCGGGCCGTTGCCGGGCAGGGACCAGCGGGCGTTCTGGCCGCCGTAGCCCTGGGGCGAGTACCAGGCCTCCATGTCGTGGTTGCCGGTCGTCACCATCCACGGCACGGTCTTGGCCACCGTCTCCGTCTGGGCCAGGAACTGGTCCCAAGCCCGCGCGTCGTACGTGTCGCCGGAGGTGCCCGAACCGGAGGAGTCGGCGTAGCAGATGTCACCCGCGTGCAGGTGGAAGGCCGGGTTCTGGGCCAGCAGCACCGCGTCGTTGCCGAGCGCGTGGTAGCTCACGCCCTGGTCGCCGAAGGCCGTGAAGGTGAAGTTCTCGGCGCGCGAGGGGGCGGTGGTGAAGGTGCCGAGCGTACCGAGGTTGCGGTGGTCGGCGGGGTCGAAGCCGTCGTGCCCGACCCCGTAGTAGTAGGTCTGTCCGGGCCGCAGCCGGTCCAGGCCCACGTGCAGGTAGAACTGCTCGGCCGCGGCGATCTTGCCGCCGTTCAGGACCGGGGTGCTCAGGTGTCGGACCTCGGCGTCGATCTTCACGCTCAGCGCCCAGGGGCTGGTGCCCACGCGCAGGTACGGCTTCTTCACCGCGAACGGCACCTGCCACGACACCCGCATCTGCGTCTTGGGGTCCGCGCCGTACTGCAAGTGCCGTGCGAACGGCGCGGCCAGCGCACCGTCGACACCGCGCCGCTCGGTGGAGGCCAGCACGGTCGGAGCCGCGTACGCGGGCGAGGCCGAGCCGACGGTCAGGCCGCCGCCGGCGACGGCCGCGGTCACCGCACCCGCGCGCAGCGCGCCGCGCCGGGTGAACTTCGTACGCAGGTAGTCGTGCTGCTCGGCCATGCTCATCCGCGAGGCGAGCTTCTGGGGGATACCGAAATCGGGAAGGTCCATGGCTGCAAACCTCATCGTCCGAGGCGACGCGGAGTTCGCCGAGAGGTGAACGGACGGGGGCGTAACCCCCATGAGAATCCCCGGAATCACCCATCTTTTGCCACGCCGGACCGAAGCCCGGACGGCGGCGTCCACCGCTCCGGAGGCGTACTCGGAGGACGGGTCACCGCCCCGGCGGACCGCGCCCGCGGCGCGACCTGGAGAATGCCACGATATGAACTCTCCGTCGCCGTGGGGTCTTTCGGGCAGAGCGCTGCGCGCCGTGCGGGAGTACCCGCGCCGTGCGCCGCTGACCTTCGCCTACGTCTGCCTGCTCCTGGCCGGACACGCCTGGGTCGGTCACGGGCTGTCCGCCGAGCGGGCGGCCACCGTACTGGGATACCTCAGCACCAATCAGGACAACCTGCAAGATCATCCGCTCTCCGCGCTCCTCGGCAGCGTGCTGTTCTTCGACGGAACCCTCACGGACGTCACCTCGGTGGGCTTCGTGGGCACCCTGATCACCTTCGGCCTCGGCGTCTGCTGCTTCCTGGCCCGGGCGGAGAGCCGGTGGGGAAAGCGGCGCGCCGCGGCCGTGTTCCTCGGCGGGCACGGCGCGGCCACCCTGCTCACCGCCGTCGTCATCGCCGTCGCGCTGCGGCGCGGCTGGTATCCGGCGGACGTGCGGCAGGCCCTGGACTACGGGGTCAGTTACGGAGCCCAGACCGTACTGGCCGTCGGTACGCTCACCCTGCCGCGCCGGGGCCGTATCCCCTGGGCCGTCTTCGTCCTCGGATGGCCCCTGGGCGGGGCCGAATGGACGGGGCCGCTGCCGGACTTCACGACGGTCGGGCATCTCGTGGCGGCGGCCCTCGGTTTCGCGCTGCTGGGTCTCCCGGCCTTCAGGCGGCGACGGCGGGGCGCGGGCGCGGCGACCGGCCGCGCCTGCGACGGCGCACGCCGCACCGGCTCACGGGGACTGCGCGCCCCGTGGTCCGCGCAGGCGCACCGCGAGGGCGGCGACGTCGTCGTCGAGCCGGCCCTTGCTGTGGCGCAGGAGGTCGCGATGGAGAGCCGTGAGTACCTCCCGGGGCGCGAGCGGGGGCTGCCGGCGCATCCAGGCCGCCAGCGGGAAGAACTCGCCGTCGCGGACGCGGGCCTCGGCGATCCCGTCCGTGTAGAGGAGCAGCAGGTCGCCGGGGGCGAACTCGAAGCTGTCCACGCTGTAGTGGTCACCGATCAGCTCCGCGAGGCTGAGCAGCGGTGAGGGGGACGAGGACTCCAGCACGCGGAGTTCCCCTCGGTTCAGCAGCAGTGGCGGGGGGTGTCCGCAGTTGAGGACGTCGATCCGGCCGCCCTCGTGCGGGATCTCCACGAGCAGGGCGGTGGCGAAGCGCTCCATCGGGCCGTCGGAAGGGAAGGAGGCGTTGTACCGGGTGCTGCTGGCATCCAGCCTGCGCGCGATGCCCACCAGGCCGCTTTCACCGTGGGCCGCCTCCCGGAAGGCGTTGACGATCGCGGCGGCCTCACCCACGGCCGGCAGGCCCTTGCCCCGTACGTCACCGATGAGCATCCGGATCCCGTACGGGGTCTCCACCACCTCGTAGAAGTCCCCGCCGATCCGCGCCTCCGCCGCGGCCGCGAGGTACAGCGACTCGATCTCGATGTTCCCGAAGAGCCGCGGCAGGGGGCTCAGCACCACCTGCTGCGCCGCGTCGGCGACGAGCCGCACCTGGAGGAGGGTGCGCTCCCGCTGGAGCCGCAGGTGGCTCCCGTAGGCGGCGGCCACGGTGACCGCGATGATCCCCGCGCACGTCCACCACGTTCCCAGATCGGGGAAGACCAGGCTGAGGCCGATCATCAGCAGGAGGCAGACCGTCCCGAGCAGGACGGTGGGGAGGACCGGCCACATCGCGGCGGCGAGGGCCGGCGCGGCGGGCAGGAGGCGGCTGAAGGCCATCTCCGGCGGAGTGGCGTAGGCCAGGCTTGCGATGACGACGGTCAAGATGACCGGCGACAGCCGCACAAGTCTTCCCCGGCCGGGGCGCCGACGGAGCCACGGTCGTCCAGACTCGATCACATTTCCTAGAATATCCATGGAACGGGGACATGGCGCTGCGATGCGCCGGCCGCCGTGCCGCACGGCGCTCACAGCATGACGTGCTTGACCTGGGTGTAGTCGAGGAGGCCGGACAGGGAGAGGTCGCTTCCGTAGCCGGAGTGTTCGACACCCCCGTGGGGCATCTCGGAAACGGTGGTGCCGTGGGTGTTCACCCAGACGATGCCCGTGTGGAGCATCCGGGTCGTGCGCATGGCCCGGTCGTGGTCCGAGGTCCAGACGCCGGCCGCGAGGCCGAAACGGACGTCGTTGGCCAGGCACAGGGCCTCCGCCTCGTCGGCGAACGGCTGGACGGTCACGACGGGGCCGAAGGTCTCCTCATCGCCGGGCGGGCCCGTGCGCAGTTGTCGAGCCGACGCCGCGAAGGCCGCGAGGAACGCGTCGTGCACCCGGTGGTGGACCAGGAGCCGGGTGGGCGCGGTGCAGTCCTGGCCGGCGTTGTAGTAGGCGACGGCGGCGAGGGCCGCGGCCGCCGCCCGGACATCTACGTCGTCGTGGACGATGACGGGGGCGTTCCCGCCCAGCTCCAGGTGGACGCGTTCGAGCCCGGCCGCCGCGGCCGCCGCGATCTCCTGGCCCGCCCGCACACTGCCCGTGACCGCGATCAGGGCCACGTCGCGGTGGGCCGTGAGCGCCCTGCCGGTGTCGCGGTCGCCGCAGACGACGTTGACCACGCCCGGTGGCAGGTGTGCGGAGGCGATCCGGGCGAGGAACACGGACGAGGACGGGGTGGTGTCGGCCGGCTTGAGCACGGTCGTGTTCCCGGCGGCGACCGCCGGGGCGATCTTCCACGCCGCCATCATCAGCGGGTAGTTCCACGGGGTGATCTGGGCGCAGACCCCGACCGGTTCGCGGCGCAGCAGGGAGGTACGGCCCGGCGTGTACTCGGCGGCGGCCGCGCCCGGAAGGTTCCGGGCCGCCCCGGCGAAGTAGCGCACCGTGTCGACGATCGTGGGCAGCTCCTCGTCCCTGAACTGCCGTACCGGTTTGCCGGTGTCCGCCGTCTCCGCGGCCGTCAGGGCGTCCGCGTGCGCCTCCATCGCGTCGGCGAGGGAGAGCAGGGCGCGCTGGCGGACCGCCGGGGTGGTCGTGGACCAGCCCCCGTACGCGGCCGCCGCCGCCGCGACGGCGGCCTCGGTGTCGGCCCTGCCGGAGTGCGGAGCGCGGGCGTGCACCCGGCCGGTGGCGGGGTCGGTCAGTTCCATCGTCTCGCCGGAGGCGGCCGGCCGGTCCACGCCGCCGATGTGGTTGAGCAGGGCGCCGCTCACGGCGTCGGTCAGGGCGTCAGCCACGGCGCAGCACCTCCTCGGCGGTGTCGCGGCCGGTGCGTACGGCGCCCTCCATGTAGCCGGCCACCCACTGGTCGGACCCGCAGACGTAGAAGGGCGGCTCATGGGTGCCGTGCCGGGGGCCTACGGCCATGACGTCGCCGGGAGTCCACTGGGTGACGTACCCCCGGGTCCACGGGTCGGTGCCCCACATGCGCAGGTGCGTGGCGAGCGGGCGGTACGCCTCGTCGCCGTACAGGCGGGCGACCTCGCCGAGCAGTTCGCGCTCCCGCAGGTGGGCGGGCGCCCCCAGGAGTACGCCGAACCGCTGGGGCGGGACGAGGGCCGAGAGGACGCCCTCGCCCTGCGGCCAGGTGCTGCCGAGGACGCCCTCGCACTCGGAGAGGCCGCTGAGGCCGCGGTCGCGCCAGAACGGCCTGTCGTACGCGGCGGTGAACTTGGCGGCGAGGGCGTTGCGCTGGCGGTGCAGCGAGGCGAGGCGGCCCTCGCTGACGCCGGTGACGGCGACGGAGCGGAGCGGGCCGGCACGCCTGGGTCGGCGGCGCCGTGGAACGGGGCATCGCATCGGGCGAGTTCACCGAGTGTGACGTCGCCGCGCTCAGCACGCTGGTCCTGGCCCTCTGCGACGGCCTCGGCATCCGCCTGATGCTGGACGACCCCCGGGTCGACCTCGCCACGGCCCGGTCGACGATCTGGGGCGCCATCGCCCCGGCGCTCGGGATCGCCCCGGTCTTCCCGTAGCTGTGACACCGCCCTCGGGAGGTGCGCCCTCGTCACCGGGCCAGGTCGTCGGCTCCGCCCGCCGCCTCCGCCGGCTGAGGCGTCATGCGCTCCAGCCCCCTGCGCTCGTAGAAGCGGGTCATCGCGAAACCGACGACCAGGGCGAGGACCGTACCGACGGCGATCATGGTCCACGCCCGGGTCAGACCCGCGTCGGCGCGCGCGTCGAAGAAGAGGATGGCGCGCACCCCGTCGCTGAGCTGGCGCATGGGCTCGAAGAGGGAGAGGAAGCGGTAGAAGCCGGGGACGGCCTGGAGCGGGACGGTGGCGCCCGACGACGGCAGGCCCAGCGCGATGAACACGAACATGGACACGAGCTGGCCGATCCCGCCGAACGCCGCGTTGATCGCCTGTACGCCCAGGCCCACCGCGAGGCCCGCGCAGTAGGAGTAGATCCACAGCAGCGGGATGTGTGCGGCGTCCATCCCGAGGATCGAGATCGTGGCCACCATGACCAGCGTGGTGGTCAACACCGTGATCACGGCCGTCATGACCACCTTCAGCAGCAGCGTCTGGGTGCGGCTGATCGGCACGGTGGGGCGGCGGGTGTGCCAGGGGCCGAGCTCGCTGTCCGCGTAGCCGAGTGCGGTGTCCACGCCGGTGTTGATGAGGTTGGCGCCCAGGAAGCCGATGAGTACCAGCAGCAGGGTGTAGTAGAACGCGCTCAGCCCCAGACCGCTGTGCTCGCCGACGGGATGTCCCACCCGGTTCACGATCTGCACGGGGTCGGCCAGCAGCAGGCGCGTGGTGGGATCGGCCTGCGCGGTGGCGGGGGAAGCCGTGAGTCCTTGGCCGATGGCCTTGGAGGACTGCCGGGCCGCCGCCGTGCTGATGCGGTCGGCCAGGGATGAGCCGATGCTCCCCATGCCTGGGTTGGTGAGCACCGTGATCGTCGGCCGGACCGTGGCGTTGCCGGTGGTGAGCGCGGCCACGGAATCGGTGAAGTCCGCGGGGATGACCAGGGCGCCGTAGATCTTGGCGGAGGAGAGCTGGTCCTGTGCCTGGGCCTGGGTGAGCGGGCGCCATTGGACCTTGCCGGACTTGTCGCCGCCCGTCACGGCCTCGGTGACCTGCGTCCCCACGTTCTGCCGCCGGCCGGGCAATGGCTTGCCCGTGTCCGCGTTGACGATGCCGACGGGCAGATCGCGCAGCCTGCCGTTCGGATCGACGATGCCGCCCATGTACAGCAGCGACAGGAGCAGGGCGAGCAGTCCTGTCAGCACCGTGGGTACCGCCCACAGCTTCGGGCGGCGGAGCAGCGCCGAGGCGCGTGCCCCGACGGCGGCCACGGGGCGGGTGTCGTCGCTGTGGTTCATGTCGGCGTCCATGGTTCTCGTTCTCGGCGAGTTCCGCGGCGACACCGGGGCGGCGTACGCGGACGGCCGCCCTCCGGGGTCCGGGGGTGCCCGTGCCCGCAAGCATGGGACGTGACGCGGGGCGGCGTCCGCAGGCTCACCGGGCCAGTGCGGCCCGGGCGGCCTCCAGGATCTCGTCGGAGAGCGGGGAGTCCTTGGTGGCGCGGGCCAGTACGAGCGCACCGAGCATCGTGCACAGCCGGACGATGCCGTCCTGGTCGTCGGTGGCGAGCCAGTCGGCGAAATCGGAGATGCCGTCGGTGTAGGTACGGTGCGCTCCGCGGTCCCCGGGGTCACGGGCCATGTCGGTGGCCAGTCCGGCGGCGGGGCAGCCCGTGGCGGCGGAATCCCGGTGCCGGGGGGAGAGGTAGCTGTCGATCATGGCCCGCTGGGCCGCGGGGCGCTCGCCCTCGTTCTCCTCCAGGACGCTCGCCCGCCGCTCGGCCAGTTCCCCGAAGGCGTGCGAGACGGCCTCGTCGATGAGGGCTTCCTTCGAGTCGAACTGCTTGTAGAAGCCGCCGTGCGTCAGGCCTGCCGCCTTCATCAGGTCGGCCACGCTCACGCTCGTGCCCTGTTCGCGGAAGAGCTGCGACGCCATCTCCACGACCCGCTTGCGGTTCTCCTGCGCCTGAGCCTGCGATACCCGGCCCATGGGCACCTCCTCGTTTGGATGACGGCTGACATCTATCGTACGCTCGGTATAGATTATGAATGTAATCTAAATCGGCGTCCGGGGAGTCCCTACCCCGGGCCGCCGCTGCACCCCTTGGGAGATGCCATGGAACTGAAGGACGCCGTCGCCGTCGTCACCGGAGCCAACCGGGGCCTGGGCCGTCACCTCGCCGCCCAGCTCACGGAGCGCGGGGCCAAGGTCTACGCGGCCGCCCGCCGTCCCGAGTCGGTGGACCTGCCCGGAGTCGTACCGCTGCGAATGGACGTCACCGATCCGCAGTCGGTGCGGGAGGCCGCGCGGACCGCCTCGGACGCCACCCTGCTCGTCAACAACGCCGGGATCTCTACGGGCAGCGCGCTGGTCGCGGGCGACTGGGACGCGGTGCGGCTGGAGATGGAGACGAACTTCTTCGGCCCGCTGGCCGCCACCCGGGCGTTCGCGCCGGTCATCGAGGGGAACCGGGGCGGCGCCGTCCTCAACGTCCTGTCCGTCCTCTCCTGGTACCACCCGGCCGGCCTCGGCGCCTACGCCGCCGCCAAGGCCGCCGGCTGGGCGATGACCGACGCGATCCGCGAGGAGCTGGCCCCGCGCGGCATCGCGGTCACCGCCCTCCACGTCGGCTACATGGACACGGACATGGCCGCCCGGGTTCCGGCCGGCCAGAAGAGCGACCCCGCCCTCGTCGCCGCCCTCGCCCTCGACGGCCTGGCCGCCGGAGCACCGGAAGTCCTCGCCGACGACCTCACCCGCAGCGTCAGGCAGGGGCTCGGAGCCGTACCGTCCGCCGTCTGACCCGCGCGGCCGCCGCCCACAGCCCGTCACCGCCGGACCGGACCAGGAAAGACCCCTCATGGCAACCACCGCCCCATCCGCCACACCCGTCCCCGCTGTGGCGGCCGGTACGCCCGCCCCGAGCGCCCCGCCCGCCCCGCCCGCCCCCGGCACCGGCCGCCGGCCGCCCGTACGGGCCTGGCTCCAGCCCGCCGTGATCGCCCTGGTCCTGGCCGCCGCCTTCATCGGCTGCTACATCGGCCTGCAACGCGACCCCCAGCCCCACCACGTCCCCATCGCCGTCACCGGACGGGAACTCGCGGACCGCATGCGGGGCGCACTCGGCGACAGCGTCGAGGTGCACCCGGCCGCCGATGCCGCGTCCGCCCGCCGGGCCCTGGAACGCCACGAGGTCTCGGCCGCGCTCGGCGAGGGCCCCGGCGGCCGGCTGAACCTGGAGGTCGCCGGAGCCTACGGACCCTCCACCACCTCGGCGGTCAAGAGCCTCGTCGGCGCGTACGCCGAGGGCGCGGGCCGGCAGGTCACCACCGAGGACGTCGTGCCCCTGACCCGCTACGACACGCGCGGCCTGGCCGGGTTCTACCTGGCCTTCGGCGTGACCCTCGCGGGATTCGTCCTCGCCCAGAACGCCCTGGGCCTCGCCGGCCTGCTCCGCCTGCGCCACCGGTTCTGGCTGCTCTCCGCGGTCTCCGCCGCCGTCGGGACCGTGGCCGCCGTCTTGGCCGGGCCCGTCCTGGGCGCCGTACCCGCCCCGGTCCTCCCGCTGGCCTTCACCCTCACCCTGCTGGCCGCCGCGGCCGCCTTCGCCACCAAGCTCCTGGGTACGTACCTGGGCCCCGTCGGGGTGCCGGCCGCGACCCTGCTGCTGCTCACCGTGGGCAACTCCACCAGCGGCGCCGCCATCAGCGCGGACCTCCTGCCGCCGGCCGCGCACGCCGTCTCGGCACTCCTGCCGCCGGGGGCGGCCGTACGCGCGATCACCGACCTCAGCTACTTCCACGGTGCCCACGTCACGGGCCCGCTCGTCACACTGGCCGCCTGGGCCGTGACCGCCGCCCTCCTGGTCGGCCTGCGGAGCCGCCTGCGCCGCACCGCCACGGCCGGCTGAACCGCCGTGGCCGCCGCGGGCGCGGCACGGCGGGGCCCCGGCCCGCGCGCGTCGCAGGACGACCGCGCGGACCGGGGCCCCGCCCGTGTGTGCGGGCCCGGCCGGCCGTGGCCGGGCGCCTGGGGTCAGCAGACCGGGTTCTTCAGGGCGCTCCAGGTCTTGGCACCGAC
Protein-coding sequences here:
- a CDS encoding dienelactone hydrolase family protein; its protein translation is MHFTSEQRLDDGVVEREFTLGEIPGTLWTPESAASAPLVLMAHNNGLPKADPRLVARARYTAARGYAVATIDAAGCGDRPRSAADEQARADLRRAMQAGEPVDEIFESFIGPMVEKAVPDWRTTLDALLALPGIDGPVGYSGGWTALGIRLAVVEPRIAAAGFFAGGYVPRAQREEARQVTVPLLFLLQWDDEGNPRQRALDLFDAFGSEEKTLHANLGGHTGTPWFELEDGCRFLDRHLK
- a CDS encoding trypco2 family protein encodes the protein MADMIAQLRRELSRAMSAGEDSDLKFKAERVELELTVGVERTSEPGVKVRFWVFDAGASAKRSATVTQKLTLTLQPVHADAPEQMALISGDELLGER
- a CDS encoding purple acid phosphatase family protein, whose translation is MDLPDFGIPQKLASRMSMAEQHDYLRTKFTRRGALRAGAVTAAVAGGGLTVGSASPAYAAPTVLASTERRGVDGALAAPFARHLQYGADPKTQMRVSWQVPFAVKKPYLRVGTSPWALSVKIDAEVRHLSTPVLNGGKIAAAEQFYLHVGLDRLRPGQTYYYGVGHDGFDPADHRNLGTLGTFTTAPSRAENFTFTAFGDQGVSYHALGNDAVLLAQNPAFHLHAGDICYADSSGSGTSGDTYDARAWDQFLAQTETVAKTVPWMVTTGNHDMEAWYSPQGYGGQNARWSLPGNGPDPVNQPGVYSFVHGNVGVVALDANDVSYEIPANFGISGGKQTAWLDRRLGELRHHRDVDFIVVFFHHCAFSTTSAHASEGGVRDVWVPLFEKHQVDLVINGHNHVYERTDAIKGNKVGRKVPIGERTDPTQDGIVYVTAGAAGRSLYSFPVPDSYEGHVADRDSVESYRWVKGGTKATETVEWSRVRYTNYSFLAVEVETGRSPKLKVSALAETGQRIDHFEIQRGRGR
- a CDS encoding PP2C family protein-serine/threonine phosphatase, with amino-acid sequence MRLSPVILTVVIASLAYATPPEMAFSRLLPAAPALAAAMWPVLPTVLLGTVCLLLMIGLSLVFPDLGTWWTCAGIIAVTVAAAYGSHLRLQRERTLLQVRLVADAAQQVVLSPLPRLFGNIEIESLYLAAAAEARIGGDFYEVVETPYGIRMLIGDVRGKGLPAVGEAAAIVNAFREAAHGESGLVGIARRLDASSTRYNASFPSDGPMERFATALLVEIPHEGGRIDVLNCGHPPPLLLNRGELRVLESSSPSPLLSLAELIGDHYSVDSFEFAPGDLLLLYTDGIAEARVRDGEFFPLAAWMRRQPPLAPREVLTALHRDLLRHSKGRLDDDVAALAVRLRGPRGAQSP
- a CDS encoding TetR/AcrR family transcriptional regulator, which encodes MTPATERPAPVRRDALRNRELLLAAARDAFAAQGLEAPLDEIARRAGVGNATLYRHFPTRAALIDAVFRDSLQGTVDAGEEARGAADAWTALGHYLEAVFTVLADDRGANDLMTTAIEGVTSLDAVHAHNHETIALLMGRAQRDGVMRPDVTVEDLLLSLATLGRAVPSLAAAGPPNAWRRQLSLFLDGLRAGTRPATPLPAPAPTAQELAAVLRDLGPHRGN
- a CDS encoding cytochrome P450 family protein; translation: MPAPTLEELAPEGTDFAADPYPVYAALREKGLVHRVHVPGSGDVWLVLGRDEVRAALTDPRLRNDIRHSSTWRSDGGNAIGLNMLQTDAPHHTRLRALVSREFTAGRVEAMRPRVRQIADGLLDALPAAGSADLVAGYALPLPLTVICELLGVPLADQHHFHAWSTELVAPSSPAAAGAAAGEMSAYFAALIAAKAGDPGTDLMSALVLDSAGQGGLSPEELLGMAFLLLVAGHETTVNLISSAVLALLRHPDQLAALRADPRLTDGAVEEALRHDGPVTAAAFRHAAEPVEIAGVRIPAGDSVMLSLAAASRDPAHFPDPDRFDVRRPARGHLAFGHGIHHCLGAPLARIEARTALRTLLRRLPDLALDTAPESLVRRPGAMLRGVAALPVRWSRRLPA